The genomic window TAACTTAAAGTCGTCATATATGTCTGGAGGCCTATGCCAATAAGTCATCGGCTAGTCCTTGGATATAGGAGATACTTTAAGCCATGCTAAATCAAGTGTCTAAATCCATTGCCGATGGTAAACATCGCACACATGAATGTAATTATTGGAGCTGTTGTGATCTGAGAAATTGCTAGATGGTCAATCTTGGCAAGGCAAGGCAGGAAGGGGCATTCAAGTAGTCGCACTCGCTGGTGCGATCAAGTTCAGAAATATTCAGACTTGGTTAAGTCCAACTGAGAATGATGTCCAATCGATCACAAAATACATCGAACTCCGAGTCGAAAGAGCATTTTTCGGCTCATGACGTTCGCTGTCGGAAGGATTGAGCTATAAGCGAAGTTAACATCTAGCGGTATGCGTATGATGCCGATGAAAAATGAAGAATATCTATTACCAACAAAGCGCTGGGGAGTAATTCCAGACAGGAAAGATGGTGGTGATGGACAAAATGCACACTGGCATCAGACAGCCGGATGTAATGCATTCTGTGTCGATGACACCAACTTCAGTAGCAGAGTCTGAAGAATTATTCTACAATGGCGCGCAGACAAGTGGCCGTGAAGTAAACAGAACTCACGAACTTTAATCGAGAGAGGCTCAAAATGGGAACCGACGAAGTGATTCGTAAAACTTTGGCGCTAGCGCAATCACAGCTTTCCAACTATAAAATGATGGATTCTTACAGAGCGAACGCTATTGGTAATCAAAATTCTGAGTTGCACAGCAATTCTAGTCGGACTTCGCAGCCATCGTCGTTAACAGTAGATAATCCACCAATCGCCAGCAAGGGATAAGCATATCGGAATTATCAAAAAGGCCAACCTAAGTTTGGCCTTTTTTATTGAGTGAAAAGAATTATGCCCAATAAGTTGTACAGTGAGAATTGTCAGCATCGTCAACTTCAGTCTGGAAAAACTGACTCCGCTTTTCGTTCGCCATATCGGAGAGATTACGCAAGACTGATCCACTCTCCTGCCTTTCGACGACTACAGGGGAAAACTCAACTTTACCCAGGACATGAGTCGGATTTCTTTCGCAATCGCCTGACTCACTCTCTTGAAGTAGCGCAGATCGCAAAAAGCATAGCGCAAAAGCTGAATCATGATAATGAGTTTCTGCGGACAAACCCAATTGACTGTGATTTAGTGGAATTTGCCGCATTGGCACACGACTTGGGACATCCTCCATTTGGACATAACGGGGAGCATGCGCTTGATGATTGCATGAAGCGCTGGGGTGGGTTTGAGGGGAATGCACAAACACTGCGCATTTTAGCTGTATCAGAAAAGAAGGAAACAACAGATGGGGGGCTTGACGGGGTTACGCTAAAGGGTGAGGACAATCGCATTGGACTAAATCTGACATTCCGTTCACTAGCTGCAATATTGAAGTACGACAATGAGATTCCGGTCTCACGAAAAAATGCCGACAAGCTTGTGAAGGGTTATTACTGCACAGAAAAACCACTTGTTAGCCAAATCCGAGAAGTCGTTGCAAGCGACTATCCCGCGCATTTTCCCCTAAAGACAGTTGAATGTCAGATTATGGACATTGCTGACGATATTGCTTACTCAACCTATGATTTAGAAGATGGACTCAAGGGCGGGTTTGTTAATCCACTTATGCTTCTGAGTATCGCTCGCACTGATACAGAGTTACTTCAACGGGTAACAGATAAAGTCAAGAAAGAATGTCCCGATGCCAAGTCAGAGGATGTGCTTAAAGCAATAGCCTATACTTTTAGGCGAGATATAAATGGCAAAACAGAACAACAGCCAGAAGACGAACAGAAAATAGTCTCGCCCCTCGACGAGTATATACTATCCAGATTAATTGCCAGCAACGGATATTCTAGAGCAGCCTTGACCTCTAGTCTTGTGGATAGTTTTATAAATAGCATCTCCATTTCGATAGATCATGACAGACCTGCCCTATCTAAAGTTACGATGGATCCAAGAGTAAAAATACAGGTTGAGTCTCTTAAGCACCTTAACTATGAGGTGACCATCATGTCGCCACGCCTAAAGTTGGTTGAATATCGTGGCTATGAAATAGTGAAAACAATATTCAGGGCACTTTCTGAGGATGATGGATATCTTCTACTTCCTCAGGATGTGAGGGAGTCCCATCAGCGTTTGCAGAAATCAGCGGATAAGATGCGACTTATTTGTGATTTTGTTTCAGGCATGACGGACCGATACGCGATTGAGTTTTTCGGGAGATTAAAACAGGGCGATCAGTCCATATTCAAGCCATTCTAGAATGGGATGGAATTGCGTATAGAGACCCAATGCCGAGTCATACGCATCGCGGAAGTAATTGTAATCGGTACTAGTTTCCTTGTCGAAATACTGACCAAGAAAACTCAGATTGAATGCAAATCCCCTGAGTCCACCCAGATTGACGCCCCACTACCAATTAGTAATATCCGCCGCCTCGCCAGTTCCGCCCAGTTGACCATCTTTTCCGAATGAGAAAAGATCGAATTCACCATGCTCATCTGGAGCTTTGTATTGGTAAGCCGCGCCCCAAGGATCAAGAGGGACGTCTTTCTTCAGATACGGGCCTGACCATTTGGCTTCACTGGCAGGTGGCTGTACCAATGCGTTCAAGCCTTGCTCCGTGCTCGGATAATGGCCGGTATCCAAGCGATATTGATCCAGTGACTTATCCAGTGCATCAAGCTGTGCCCGCGCCGCCTTAACCTCGGACTTGCCGATTTGGTTGAAGTATTTGGGACCGACATAGCTGGCGAGCAAGCCAATGATGACCATCACAACAAGCAGCTCCAGGAGCGTAAATCCGTCATATCGACCAGCAGATGACTGGCGTTGGGTACCGCAGCTAAACTTGGAATATTTCATACTAGGCTCTGTCGTAAAAATGAATTGTTCACAGATGGGACCAGTCTGACATGCGGTCAATCAGATTTATTGCGACACCCTATTCAAAACCATACCGTCGCGGTACTCACTAGGCTTGGTATTGGCTCCGTTATTAAATATTTCGAACAATGTGGCACGCAATTCCGACTGATCGGCCTCTTCAATCACGTACTGTGATTTGTGAATTTCACCATGCGCCGGATTGTGTTTTTCCGCCGTATCATAAACACATAGCGCGCGCTTCCCAGAGCTTTCCAGCAAACACTGCCTAAGCAATCCGCAATCGCCAATCAGGACACCATGCCACTTGTGGGATGGATTTTTCGTCAGATAGTCGGTAACAAAACTAACAAGCTCACCTTCCATAACAATTGATTCTCTTTGGATAGAGCAACCCTGCTGGAAGACATGAGAAAAGGCCGAAGGTTTAATATCCCCGCTTTTGCGTACGTGAACCGGAGAGAAAATAAACCGAGTAAGTCTCTCCTCATTCAGAATAAGGCCAGGAGAAAATCTACTTGTTGTGTGCTTTTCGCAAATACACTCCGGACATGCCTGATTTACAACATCAACACGCAGCTTCTCATCACTCGAAGCCTCGTTGATGCGCCGACAACGCCTGCCAATCTTAGAGAAGACTCCTCTAAGCCGACTAAATACTAAGGAGAGTTTTGAACACAGATGGCATGTTCTCAGAGTCAAATGCAACTACCCCTTTGTGTTTATCACTGTTTTTTTTGATGAAATAGACTATGCGACTATCATCCAGAAATTCCAAGTCAGCATATAGTTCTTCACTCTGCCAGAAAAGCGCAGCATGCCCAGAAGCAAACAGCATTGGCTCAGGCATTTCAGCCTCAGCATTAATTAATCTAGCAAAAGAAACCGCATGCTTAAGTGACATTGCCGATGGTTTGAGTGAGCCTTCCCCATCCCAGTTTGGCTCAAACAGCACCCAGTTTCTAATTTCACCAATAAGCTTTTCTAAAGACGTAGTTTCCCGACTTAAATCATGAAACATCTCGTCATTCGCGACTGTAGCCACCTCAACATTTTGAGCAGTCTGGTAAGTTCTGGCTAATGATCTCTGTGCAGACCTAACCTGCGCCTCACTTGCCCCTGGCAATGCGCTGACAGTTGGAGCCTGAGTCACGCTGAATGCGAGAAATATCTTTGCCGCAGCAGCCGTACTAATATTGGTGGACATTGTAGTTAGTTAATCAGAGCAATTTGCTTAGCCATACTCTCAACAAGAGTTTTTCCTAGAATCTCTTTATCGAATGCATGCAGCGCACCCATGTGTGCCGAAATAAAGTTCATAACCTCGCCACTATCCTGAGCTAAAGACAGTGGCTCAAACCCATTTTGATTGAACATGTCCGTTAGTACAGTAGTTATCGAAATTGAACGCCTAGAATTCAGGCCAACCATCTCATCCAAACAGTCGATATTAATATTCATCAAGCGCTTAGTCTGCGCATCCGACTTAATGAATGCTCCAGTATGAATATGCCATAAGTCCTCAAGGGAAAAAATGTGCTTTGCAACAAACTCTGAATCTTTGGAAAGTAGCAAATTTGGGGAAAAGTCCTTTGCACTTCCGTTCCAAACAAACTTATCAACAAAATTAATACTAATACTAACTAGAGTAGCGCCGCTATCCAGATAGTGACCAATTAAGGCCGCATAGTACTTTTCCGCTTGCCCCCAAATATCAGACCAACGCGTATATCGAGTCGATTTAAATGTAATAGAGGCCTGCTCAATCCGGAGCTCATTTTCAATTGTCCCATCCGGCGCACTCCGACTCATCACGACACCCGCTGGAGGCATCTGCATCGGTATAGATTGACCGCCAAATGCTATAGCAATCCCACCACCAAGAACAGGAGCAACCCCTGGAAGCAGGGTCTTAAATTGAGCAGCGCATACAAGCGCGTCACTGAGATATTGCTGATCAATGGGGCGATCAAAATGCAACACAAGCACAACCTGCTCAATCGAGTGTGCCGAGTGAACTGGCTCAAAATACCCATTATTGATTGAACTGGTATGCATAATTTTCTTTAGCTTGCACGCCACGCAGCGCGCTAAGGATTTTACACTCTATTTGTCTGGATTTCTTATTTCCATTCACTTCAAGCTGCATCCGACCACAAACCTGATCGGCATCTGCGGTTCGTTCTTCTCCACCCGATGGCTGATGAGGTGCGCTTCTGCAAAGATGCCTTCGCCATCGATCTTGCCGACGTATTCGATCATGGCATCCCAGTCACGAGCTTCGGCTTCGATCTTGACCTGATGTCCGGCCGGATCAGGTTCGACTGCCAGCAATACGACATTCTCACCCACGGAGCTTTCCAAGCCTTTCAGCAAGCCTGCCCATGGGAACGTCAGTCTGGCATTGATCGCTTCCAGTTTGCGTTGCTTGGCGATGGCATCCGGTGAGGTGATGGGCGGGGGTTTCTTCGGTGTTCGGGCGGCGAGTTGGGCGTGGATCGTCTCAGCCTCTTCAAGCATGGCAGTTTGCTGGTTCGCCAGCATCGCGGCCATGGCGGCGGATAGCAGCAGGAGTGCCCAGCCGATATGCCGGGATTGGATGGCCGAATGTTTGAAATTCAGTGCAGCCAGCTTTCCTGATCTAAATGCATGCCAGCCGGAGGGGCTGGGTAGCTCCAGTCGTGTGATACCGTCCTGAATCCGCATGGGTGTCGGTCGAGTCGGATCAGACAGGCAGTAGCTGAGTTGTACGCTGGCCG from Ferriphaselus amnicola includes these protein-coding regions:
- a CDS encoding deoxyguanosinetriphosphate triphosphohydrolase family protein; translated protein: MPNKLYSENCQHRQLQSGKTDSAFRSPYRRDYARLIHSPAFRRLQGKTQLYPGHESDFFRNRLTHSLEVAQIAKSIAQKLNHDNEFLRTNPIDCDLVEFAALAHDLGHPPFGHNGEHALDDCMKRWGGFEGNAQTLRILAVSEKKETTDGGLDGVTLKGEDNRIGLNLTFRSLAAILKYDNEIPVSRKNADKLVKGYYCTEKPLVSQIREVVASDYPAHFPLKTVECQIMDIADDIAYSTYDLEDGLKGGFVNPLMLLSIARTDTELLQRVTDKVKKECPDAKSEDVLKAIAYTFRRDINGKTEQQPEDEQKIVSPLDEYILSRLIASNGYSRAALTSSLVDSFINSISISIDHDRPALSKVTMDPRVKIQVESLKHLNYEVTIMSPRLKLVEYRGYEIVKTIFRALSEDDGYLLLPQDVRESHQRLQKSADKMRLICDFVSGMTDRYAIEFFGRLKQGDQSIFKPF
- the gspG gene encoding type II secretion system major pseudopilin GspG, giving the protein MKYSKFSCGTQRQSSAGRYDGFTLLELLVVMVIIGLLASYVGPKYFNQIGKSEVKAARAQLDALDKSLDQYRLDTGHYPSTEQGLNALVQPPASEAKWSGPYLKKDVPLDPWGAAYQYKAPDEHGEFDLFSFGKDGQLGGTGEAADITNW